A part of Lampris incognitus isolate fLamInc1 chromosome 21, fLamInc1.hap2, whole genome shotgun sequence genomic DNA contains:
- the LOC130131452 gene encoding paraneoplastic antigen Ma1 homolog: MLSDTSNELLVLCECSGTVTDSNVPPEIPPEEGVKAWPIYIVPEERDVNDEFNAKLHALLQAEGKSMGDMRALFSEPEPAPSSAESIIRAVGDLLDKTSKPPSESRGYRRLRTFSGTVPTPAGEESFDHWMEQAYLMVEESDCAPKEKRRRIMESLKGQALEVVRAVRLSEPDITPEKCSEALESAFGLAESGDDLYFAFRLQRQQYGEKLSDFLRQLERTLSKVVQRGGLPASNMDRARVVQLLKGAVDADLMMIQLRLRERRDNPPTFLDLLREIRTEEEYEASRAKLTQSTVRSAKPDNNLSEIQSLRAEIKEIKSMFAALATDPHQVKEGRGEKPAPVTEARHDPEVVTLRKQVQHLTQKMNLKQFHATATQSTVMAVGSTPTVPNTPTRPAADSKEYICYRCGESGHVTARCKNPENQSKVIQKLIGALKNGQSNNSVFPSCY, translated from the coding sequence ATGTTAAGTGATACATCAAACGAACTCCTAGTGCTCTGTGAGTGCAGCGGAACAGTAACCGATTCAAATGTTCCCCCCGAAATCCCCCCAGAAGAGGGAGTGAAAGCATGGCCAATCTACATTGTGCCTGAGGAGCGAGACGTAAATGACGAGTTCAACGCTAAACTGCACGCGCTGCTCCAAGCTGAGGGCAAGTCAATGGGAGATATGAGGGCCCTATTCTCCGAACCAGAGCCAGCCCCCTCTTCCGCGGAGTCCATCATCCGTGCTGTTGGTGACCTGCTAGACAAAACATCAAAGCCCCCGTCAGAGAGTAGAGGATACCGACGCCTGCGCACCTTCTCCGGTACTGTGCCCACCCCAGCAGGGGAAGAGTCGTTCGACCACTGGATGGAGCAGGCCTACCTGATGGTGGAGGAGAGTGACTGTGCGCCCAAAGAGAAGCGGAGAAGAATAATGGAAAGTCTAAAGGGGCAGGCACTGGAAGTAGTGAGGGCTGTGCGCTTATCCGAACCCGACATCACTCCAGAAAAATGCTCGGAAGCTCTGGAAAGTGCGTTTGGACTAGCAGAGTCAGGAGATGATCTCTACTTCGCGTTCAGACTGCAGCGCCAACAATATGGAGAGAAGCTGTCCGATTTCCTAAGGCAACTGGAGCGCACTCTGTCCAAAGTGGTGCAACGAGGCGGCCTCCCGGCCAGCAACATGGATCGAGCTCGAGTGGTACAACTGCTTAAAGGAGCAGTGGATGCTGACCTGATGATGATCCAGCTGCGGCTGAGGGAACGGAGGGATAACCCGCCCACGTTCCTGGATCTGCTGCGAGAGATCCGCACAGAAGAAGAGTATGAAGCCTCCAGAGCTAAGCTAACTCAGTCGACAGTGCGCAGTGCGAAACCCGACAACAATCTGTCAGAGATCCAAAGCCTGAGAGCAGAGATAAAGGAAATTAAATCAATGTTCGCTGCACTGGCTACAGATCCTCACCAAGTCAAAGAAGGAAGGGGAGAGAAACCAGCACCAGTCACAGAGGCTAGGCATGATCCTGAAGTTGTCACTTTGAGGAAGCAGGTGCAACACCTGACACAGAAAATGAACTTAAAACAGTTCCATGCCACTGCAACCCAATCGACTGTGATGGCGGTCGGCAGCACTCCCACTGTTCCAAACACCCCTACCAGACCAGCCGCCGACTCCAAGGAGTACATATGTTACCGTTGTGGAGAGAGTGGACATGTTACAGCAAGGTGCAAAAACCCTGAGAACCAGAGCAAAGTCATCCAGAAGCTAATTGGAGCTCTAAAGAACGGCCAGAGTAACAACTCAGTCTTCCCATCCTGCTACTAG
- the LOC130131453 gene encoding tripartite motif-containing protein 16-like, protein MSGKLWTEEQFNCPVCLDLPNDPATIPCGHSYCMACIKDYWSKDESKGVYSCPQCRQTFCPKPSLSRNTMLAEAVEQLRKGALKLDLRDSVRSTSSTAPSSRSKGSRQPLSSVVPCNMCHGKQRVAVKSCLVCMSSYCEAHLKPHQTQPALKQHELIVPTGQLAQKICTQHKYLHEFYCRQCKIFVCWLCTSNEHKGHESVSTKAERIEKQKVLSEMQTDNHERLKEREKELKEMKKVMDTMKRSADLVHSDTQLVLLELQRSVERLQELVEEMLDQAGQEKMAQAQEVTESLEAKIKELRMRDRQMKELARCEDHIHYLQTCEDICSPLETEDLPRVQTIQQASYEPVRDAILDLRERIEDICNQELGKITKQVNDTTWFVLGDSSASETNSRPSPRPSPRSSSTGSQSFSRMGSISSIFRSLRHATAQATQATNTQSRGGNPWLMDSLAEIPTQVQPSLFLDQQDSLHNHTAAFPALREISIDCIQAPEPRTRDDFLQYSVTLTLDPDTAHRRLAVSEGNTKATLQGAAQPYPDTPQRFDGWTQVLCQSPLQAQHCYWEVEWRGRGSSVAVTYGSLKRKGSDANAGLGYNAQSWSLELSDTCCSAMHDNEKKDIPVTYTPRLGIFLDMPAGMLAFYSVAESMTHLHTFHANFTQPLYAAFGVGCGVGVGLDFALGQFSSTSDSIKICPM, encoded by the exons ATGAGTGGTAAGCTTTGGACAGAGGAGCAGTTCAACTGCCCCGTGTGTCTTGACCTTCCCAATGACCCGGCAACAATCCCCTGTGGACACAGCTATTGCATGGCTTGCATCAAGGACTACTGGAGCAAGGATGAATCCAAAGGGGTCTACAGCTGCCCGCAGTGCCGGCAGACCTTCTGTCCCAAGCCTTCCTTATCCCGGAACACAATGCTGGCTGAAGCTGTGGAGCAGCTCCGGAAAGGAGCTCTCAAATTGGACTTGCGTGACTCCGTTCGAAGTACCTCCAGTACAGCCCCCTCATCTCGATCGAAGGGTTCGAGGCAGCCGCTCTCCTCGGTAGTGCCGTGCAACATGTGCCATGGAAAGCAGAGGGTGGCAGTTAAGAGCTGCCTGGTGTGTATGAGCTCCTACTGTGAAGCCCACCTGAAACCCCACCAAACCCAGCCGGCCCTGAAGCAGCATGAGCTTATAGTGCCCACGGGCCAGCTAGCTCAGAAGATCTGCACCCAGCACAAGTATCTGCATGAGTTCTACTGCCGGCAGTGTAAGATATTTGTCTGTTGGCTCTGCACCAGCAACGAGCACAAAGGCCACGAGAGTGTCTCCACCAAGGCTGAGCGCATAGAGAAGCAG aaagtGCTGtcagagatgcagacagacaaCCATGAGAGactgaaggaaagagagaaagagctgAAAGAGATGAAGAAGGTGATGGATACTATGAAG cgctCAGCAGACCTGGTGCACAGTGATACGCAGTTGGTGCTCTTGGAGCTTCAGCGCTCGGTGGAACGCCTGCAGGAGCTGGTGGAAGAGATGCTGGACCAGGCAGGCCAGGAGAAGATGGCCCAGGCCCAGGAGGTGACTGAAAGCCTGGAGGCCAAGATCAAAGAGCTGAGGATGAGGGACAGACAGATGAAAGAGCTGGCCCGCTGTGAGGATCACATCCACTACCTCCAG ACGTGTGAAGACATCTGCTCTCCTCTGGAGACAGAAGACCTTCCTCGTGTGCAGACGATCCAACAGGCATCATATGAACCAGTGCGAGACGCCATCCTGGATCTCAGAGAGCGCATAGAAGACATTTGCAACCAAGAGCTCGGCAAAATCACCAAACAAG TAAATGACACAACTTGGTTTGTTTTGGGAGACAGCAGTG CAAGTGAAACTAACTCCAGGCCCAGCCCTAGACCTAGTCCCAGATCAAGCTCTACTGGCAGTCAGA GTTTCAGCCGAATGGGCTCTATCAGCAGCATCTTCCGCTCTCTTCGCCATGCCACTGCCCAAGCCACACAAGCCACCAACACTCAGTCCagaggaggaaacccat ggCTGATGGACAGTCTTGCTGAGATACCAACACAAG TTCAGCCCAGTCTCTTCTTGGATCAGCAAGACTCCCTGCATAATCACACAGCAGCTTTCCCAGCAC TGAGGGAGATCAGCATCGACTGCATCCAGGCCCCAGAGCCCAGGACCAGAGATGACTTCCTACAAT ACTCCGTGACCTTGACCCTTGACCCTGACACAGCCCACCGACGGCTGGCTGTCTCTGAAGGCAACACGAAGGCCACTCTGCAGGGCGCAGCACAGCCCTACCCCGACACTCCACAGCGCTTCGACGGGTGGACCCAGGTGCTGTGCCAGAGTCCCCTACAGGCCCAGCATTGTTACTGGGAGGTGGAGTGGAGAGGCAGGGGCTCATCTGTGGCCGTCACCTACGGGTCTCTGAAGAGGAAGGGCTCAGACGCAAACGCAGGGCTCGGCTACAACGCCCAGTCCTGGAGCCTGGAGCTGTCGGACACCTGCTGCTCGGCCATGCATGACAATGAGAAGAAGGACATCCCGGTCACCTACACCCCTCGCCTGGGCATCTTTCTGGATATGCCAGCGGGCATGCTGGCTTTCTACAGCGTGGCAGAGAGCATGACGCACCTGCACACCTTCCACGCCAACTTCACCCAGCCGCTTTACGCTGCGTTTGGGGTGGGCTGTGGGGTCGGAGTGGGCCTGGACTTCGCCCTCGGCCAGTTCAGTTCAACTTCTGACAGTATCAAGATCTGTCCAATGTGA